From Planctomycetaceae bacterium:
ACATGCCCCGCCGACAGGCGACGCCGACCGTCATGCGCTGGATGTGATCCATCATGCGTTCCCGGGCGGCGTGGCGCCGGCCGCGTCGACAATGTCGCAGCGGACCTGGGGTTTGAGGCCCAGCATCCGCGCCACCAGGCTGGCCGGAAGGGTCGTGAGCGTCCGGTCGTAGTCTTTGGCCGTCTCGTTGTAGTGCTGCTGGGCAGTGGCGATAGCGGCGGTGACGGCGGCGCGTTCGCGAAGTTGGCGGGCCAAATCGATATTAACGGCCAGGGTGGCGTGGCGGCTGCGCAGGTCGATCACGTCCTGAAGGCATGACGCCAGAACGCGATGGGCCTGACCGCGTGCCCTCACGCCGGAAGACTGCCGCAGGGCCTGGCGTGCGTCGGCCAGTCGCTGCAGCGAAGAGCGCCCGGCGCTTCCGAGGTGCAGCTCGACGGTCGCGGCGACGCTGGCGGCCAGTTCGCTGTATCGCTGCAATTGCGAGTCGACGCCCGCCCACGCCTGGCGGCAGCGGTTGCGGCTGGCGGCCAGTTGCGCCTGCCCGGTCAGCATCGCCAGGGCCAGAAAGCCCACAGCGGCAAGAAGCATCCAGATGCCCAGCATGGTGTTTTGTGCGGCATGACCGGTTAAGTCACGCCCTCGCTCCTCATACGGTTGCAGGCAACGGGCCGTGCAAATAATTTATCGGCAAACGAACCCTCTTGCGCATTGAAGATCGTGTGTTTATAATACGCGGATTATGGACGCATTCACGCTGGACAAGATCGAGTTCGACAAGATCCGGGACATCCTGGCAGGCTTCTGTCACTGCAAGCTCGGGCGCGACGTGGCGGCCCACATCGCCCCGGCGCGTAGCGGCGACGTCATCCGCCTGTGGTTGGCGCAGACCTCCGAGATGGTCGCGGCCCTGCGCGACTACTCGCCGCCGCCCTTCGGCGGCATCACGGACATTCACCCGCACCTGGCCCGCGTGCAGGACCCCAGCCAGTCCGAAGCCGAAGACTTCTCCGTCGTCGCCGCCACGCTCGAAGGCGCCGCCAACGTCAAGACGTTCCTGGACTCCCTGCCGGAGAGCTTTCCGCACCTGCGCGAGATGGGCGAGAAGGTCGAGACCTTCGACGGCGAGGTCAAGGCCATCCGTGCCGTGATCGGGCCCGACGGCCTGGTGGCCGACTCGGCCTCGCCGCGGCTGGGCGAGATGCGGCGCGAGATTGTCGCGGTGACGGATGAGATTTACCGCGTCATCCACAGCTACCTGCACGTGCCCGAGGTCGCCAAGCTCCTGCAGGACGAGACCGTCACCCTCCACGGCGACCGGTACGTGCTGCCGGTGAAGTCGGAAAACCGCGGGCGACTGCCCGGCGTCATTCACCGCACCAGCGGATCCGGCGCGACGGTCTTCGTCGAGCCGCTGGCCAGCGTCGAATTGAACAACCGCCTGGCCGACATCCGCGACGATGAGCGCCGCGAGGTGCGCCGCCTGCTGGGCGAGTTGTCCGTCCGCTTGACGGCGCGTGGGGCGGCTATCGCCTCGACGCTGCGCACGCTGGCGCAGGTCGACCTGCTTTCGGCCAAGGCGCAGTACGCCTACCAGTTCGACATGACCTGCCCCGAGGTGACGGACCAGGGCGTGCTCGAGTTCCCCCAGGCGCGCCATCCGCTGCTGGTCGACCAGGCCTGGCGGCAGGAGCAGGCAGGCATGCGGCCGATCGACCGCCACCCGGTGGTGCCCATCGACGTTCGGCTCGGTCGCGACTTCGACCTGCTGGTGATCACCGGTTCCAACACCGGCGGCAAGACCGTGACGCTCAAGACCGTGGCACTGCTGGTTCTCATGGCCCAGTCGGGTCTGCACATCCCCGCCCGCCGCGGCGCCACCATGCCGGTGTTCTCCAACGTCTTCATCGACATCGGCGACGAGCAGTCGCTCGAACAGTCGCTGTCCACCTTCGGCGCGCACATGAAGCGCATCCACTACGTGCTGAGCAAGGCCGACCGCTTCAGCCTCGTGCTGCTCGACGAGCTCGGCAGCGGCACCGACCCCGACGAGGGCGGGGCGATCGGCCAGGCCGTGCTCGACGAGCTGCTGCGTGTGGGATGCCTGGGCGTCGTCACCACGCACCTGAGCGTGCTCAAGGCCTACGCGTTCAATCACGACCGCGCCGATAACGCCTCGGTGGCCTTCGACACCCGCACCATGCGCCCGACGTACCACCTGCACATCGGCACGGCGGGGGAGTCCCACGCCATCGCCGTCGCCCAGCGACTGGGCCTGCCGCATCACCTGATCGACGCGGCGCGGCGGCACCTCAGCGGCCAGGGCAAACAGTTTACCCAGGCCATGCGAACCACCGGCGCCGCCCGCCGCTCGGCCGAGGCCGCCCGCTCCGACGCCCAGGCCGCACAACTGGCCGCTCAGGTCGAGAAGGAAAACTTCCAGACCAAGCTCGGGCAACTGCGCAAATTGCAGGACGAGTTCTGCGCCTGGCTGGCCGGACTGATGGAAATGAAGCCCGGCGACCCGCTGCCCGTGCCCGACCTGAACCGCCCGGGCAAACTGGTGCGACTCGAACTGCACCGGCAGATTGCCGTCGTCGATTCGGGATCGATGCAGGTCGAGGTGCCCCTCCAGGCCCTGATGCCCGACTTCGGCCAGGAACAGCAGCGGCAGGAGATCGCCAACCTCAAGGGCCAGATCGCCGCCCACGCCCGCGAGGCG
This genomic window contains:
- a CDS encoding LemA family protein, giving the protein MLGIWMLLAAVGFLALAMLTGQAQLAASRNRCRQAWAGVDSQLQRYSELAASVAATVELHLGSAGRSSLQRLADARQALRQSSGVRARGQAHRVLASCLQDVIDLRSRHATLAVNIDLARQLRERAAVTAAIATAQQHYNETAKDYDRTLTTLPASLVARMLGLKPQVRCDIVDAAGATPPGNA
- a CDS encoding MutS2/Smr-associated SH3 domain-containing protein encodes the protein MDAFTLDKIEFDKIRDILAGFCHCKLGRDVAAHIAPARSGDVIRLWLAQTSEMVAALRDYSPPPFGGITDIHPHLARVQDPSQSEAEDFSVVAATLEGAANVKTFLDSLPESFPHLREMGEKVETFDGEVKAIRAVIGPDGLVADSASPRLGEMRREIVAVTDEIYRVIHSYLHVPEVAKLLQDETVTLHGDRYVLPVKSENRGRLPGVIHRTSGSGATVFVEPLASVELNNRLADIRDDERREVRRLLGELSVRLTARGAAIASTLRTLAQVDLLSAKAQYAYQFDMTCPEVTDQGVLEFPQARHPLLVDQAWRQEQAGMRPIDRHPVVPIDVRLGRDFDLLVITGSNTGGKTVTLKTVALLVLMAQSGLHIPARRGATMPVFSNVFIDIGDEQSLEQSLSTFGAHMKRIHYVLSKADRFSLVLLDELGSGTDPDEGGAIGQAVLDELLRVGCLGVVTTHLSVLKAYAFNHDRADNASVAFDTRTMRPTYHLHIGTAGESHAIAVAQRLGLPHHLIDAARRHLSGQGKQFTQAMRTTGAARRSAEAARSDAQAAQLAAQVEKENFQTKLGQLRKLQDEFCAWLAGLMEMKPGDPLPVPDLNRPGKLVRLELHRQIAVVDSGSMQVEVPLQALMPDFGQEQQRQEIANLKGQIAAHAREASLATQQAKRVQAQYENELKQLQRRGKQYEDWLRSIAAVKVGDEVPIAREPGKGTLTAVDLANLKATVSTGQDQHEVRLQELFPQTGPFAAQPPRPRPQSAPPHPQQQHGRRPQEHQPRTPRPVDNRPMQRRTSDSNAARASREAILALEPGQQVYVVPFHKRATLVRFKQDKDQAVVSSGAFEMTVPLADLDLVRDGEGSQKN